From Streptomyces griseorubiginosus, one genomic window encodes:
- a CDS encoding ABC transporter substrate-binding protein, producing MALRPWRSGSGKAAAAAAALVLALTACGGDGDSGSSGGGRTTVRVAALPLSDCAMLYIAQNRGLFEKEGLDVRIQQIQQSLQALPALSKGQIDMVASANYVTYFQAQDQGTLDIRIVAEAIRAAPRMMDVLVPKDSDIKTLADLEGRKLAVNVLNNVQSLTFNEILAEHGVGSPVYRQIPFPQMGAALDKGQVDAVHAVEPFDSAIQDESGARVLVDGASVPVGAIPLSGYITTSAYAGKNADALARFQRALKAAVRLADADPSLVRAVLPTYTKVTKEQAEKIDLPVYPATMDGTQIARVTELMRKQKMLKKPLDPASLLVK from the coding sequence ATGGCGTTACGACCTTGGCGTTCGGGAAGTGGGAAGGCGGCGGCCGCTGCGGCCGCGCTCGTGCTGGCCCTCACGGCGTGCGGCGGTGACGGGGACTCCGGGTCCTCCGGCGGCGGGCGTACGACGGTCAGGGTGGCCGCGCTGCCCCTGAGCGACTGCGCCATGCTGTACATCGCGCAGAACCGCGGGCTCTTCGAGAAGGAGGGGCTCGACGTCCGCATCCAGCAGATCCAGCAGAGCCTCCAGGCGCTCCCGGCCCTGTCCAAGGGGCAGATCGACATGGTCGCGAGCGCGAACTACGTCACCTACTTCCAGGCCCAGGACCAGGGCACTCTCGATATCCGGATCGTCGCCGAGGCGATCCGGGCGGCGCCGCGCATGATGGACGTCCTCGTGCCGAAGGACTCCGACATCAAGACGCTCGCCGACCTCGAGGGCAGGAAACTCGCCGTCAACGTCCTCAACAACGTCCAGTCGCTGACCTTCAACGAGATCCTGGCCGAGCACGGTGTCGGCTCGCCCGTCTACCGGCAGATCCCCTTCCCGCAGATGGGTGCGGCCCTGGACAAGGGACAGGTCGACGCCGTGCACGCGGTCGAACCCTTCGACAGCGCCATCCAGGACGAGTCGGGGGCGAGGGTGCTGGTGGACGGGGCCTCGGTGCCCGTCGGGGCGATCCCGCTCAGCGGATACATCACGACGTCGGCGTACGCCGGGAAGAACGCGGACGCGCTGGCCCGGTTCCAACGGGCCCTCAAGGCCGCCGTGCGGCTCGCCGACGCGGATCCGTCGCTCGTGCGGGCGGTGCTGCCGACGTACACCAAGGTCACCAAGGAGCAGGCGGAGAAGATCGACCTGCCGGTGTATCCGGCGACCATGGACGGGACGCAGATCGCGCGGGTCACCGAACTCATGCGGAAGCAGAAGATGTTGAAGAAGCCGCTCGATCCGGCGTCGCTGCTGGTGAAGTGA
- a CDS encoding TIGR03619 family F420-dependent LLM class oxidoreductase yields the protein MRLGVAPHRLWPAHEDELDGVLETARTAEELGFDHIIASSHLLAGATGVTPDPLVLLSATAGATSRIGLVTSVLILPLYNPAVVAHQAATLDRLSGGRLTLGVGTGWDTAEFDAAGVPFAGRGRRADEQLDIVRKLWRDEAEVRLGVRPRTPGGPPVWVGGHSDAALRRAVRYGDAWHGFGLDAAGLAEVRGRLAGLGEEAGRDPATPLELTAGQVLVPPGFEAVVQPSGRRPLGGAAPTAERVREELGELADAGLTACSLWLPVATEALSDALAWVAEEVLSHFSME from the coding sequence ATGCGTCTGGGAGTCGCTCCGCACCGACTGTGGCCCGCTCATGAGGACGAGCTCGACGGCGTCCTCGAAACCGCCCGTACCGCTGAGGAGTTGGGCTTCGACCACATCATCGCGAGCAGTCATCTGCTGGCCGGAGCGACGGGGGTGACGCCGGACCCGCTGGTCCTGCTGTCGGCGACGGCGGGGGCGACCAGCAGGATCGGCCTGGTCACCAGCGTCCTCATCCTGCCCCTGTACAACCCGGCCGTCGTGGCTCACCAGGCCGCCACGCTCGATCGCCTGTCGGGCGGTCGCCTCACCCTCGGTGTCGGCACCGGCTGGGACACCGCGGAGTTCGACGCGGCCGGAGTCCCGTTCGCCGGACGGGGCCGCCGGGCCGACGAACAGCTGGACATCGTAAGGAAGTTGTGGCGGGACGAGGCGGAGGTACGGCTCGGGGTGCGGCCGCGTACTCCCGGGGGGCCGCCCGTGTGGGTCGGCGGACACAGTGACGCCGCTCTGCGCCGGGCTGTGCGGTACGGCGACGCATGGCACGGTTTCGGCCTCGACGCGGCCGGACTCGCCGAGGTGCGGGGCCGGTTGGCGGGGCTCGGGGAGGAGGCGGGGCGGGATCCGGCCACGCCGCTGGAGCTGACGGCGGGTCAGGTGCTCGTACCGCCGGGCTTCGAGGCCGTCGTACAGCCGTCCGGCCGGCGGCCGTTGGGCGGAGCCGCGCCGACCGCCGAGCGGGTGCGCGAGGAGCTGGGGGAGCTCGCCGACGCCGGGCTCACCGCCTGTTCGCTGTGGCTGCCGGTCGCCACCGAGGCGCTGTCCGACGCGCTCGCATGGGTGGCGGAGGAGGTCCTTTCGCACTTCAGCATGGAGTGA
- the phsA gene encoding O-aminophenol oxidase PhsA: protein MTEIIDRITESDQRRPESESGAPGELTPYVAPLPVPPVLRPASGDVPHETEIALRPTWVRLHPQLPPTLMWGYDGQVPGPTIEVRRGRRVRIAWTNRIPKGSEYPVTSVEVLPPASPTLPGREGAEPNKDVAALPAWSVTHLHGAQTGGGNDGWADNAVGFGDAQLSEYPNDHQAVQWWYHDHAMNITRWNVMAGLYGTYLVRDDEEDALRLPCGDREIPLLLADRNLDTDEDGRLNGRLLHKTLIVQAKNPETGKPVTIPFAGPYTTVNGRIWPYAEVDSGWYRFRLVNASNARIYDLVLLDEDDTPVPGIVHQIGSDGGLLPRPVPIDFDGTLPTLTAAPAERFDLLVDFRAFAGRTLRLVNKGPNQPAGTPDPAGGVRYPAVMEFRVREGCDTDTFELPEVLSGSFRRYSHDIPHGHRLIVLTPPGTKGSGGHPEIWEMAEVADAGGIQFPADGIIQVTGADGTTRTYRRTARTFNDGLGFTIAEGSHEQWSFLNLAPIPHPMHIHLADFQALGRDPYVVTGFDATVGGTRTPITYDPSRTIPLAPNELGYKDVYRVPGSQMLRIMGKFDGAYGRFMYHCHFLEHEDMGMMRPFVVMPPEALKFDHGGAHGGHGEGHTG from the coding sequence TTGACCGAAATCATCGACAGGATCACGGAGAGCGACCAGAGGCGGCCCGAGAGCGAGTCAGGGGCACCGGGCGAACTGACGCCGTACGTCGCACCACTGCCCGTCCCGCCCGTCCTGCGCCCCGCCTCGGGCGACGTGCCGCACGAGACGGAGATCGCCCTGCGTCCCACCTGGGTGCGCCTGCACCCGCAGCTGCCGCCCACCCTGATGTGGGGCTACGACGGCCAGGTGCCGGGCCCCACCATCGAGGTGCGGCGCGGCCGGCGCGTCCGCATCGCCTGGACCAACCGCATCCCGAAGGGCAGCGAGTACCCGGTCACCTCCGTCGAGGTGCTGCCGCCTGCCTCGCCCACCCTGCCCGGCCGCGAGGGCGCCGAGCCGAACAAGGACGTCGCCGCCCTGCCCGCCTGGTCGGTGACCCACCTGCACGGCGCGCAGACCGGCGGCGGCAACGACGGCTGGGCGGACAACGCGGTCGGCTTCGGTGACGCCCAGCTCTCCGAGTACCCGAACGACCACCAGGCGGTGCAGTGGTGGTACCACGACCACGCCATGAACATCACCCGGTGGAACGTGATGGCGGGCCTGTACGGCACCTACCTCGTCCGCGACGACGAGGAGGACGCCCTCCGACTGCCGTGCGGCGACCGGGAGATCCCGCTGCTCCTCGCCGACCGCAACCTCGACACCGACGAGGACGGCCGGCTCAACGGACGGCTGCTGCACAAGACGCTCATCGTCCAGGCGAAGAACCCGGAGACCGGCAAGCCGGTCACCATCCCGTTCGCGGGCCCGTACACCACGGTCAACGGCCGCATCTGGCCGTACGCCGAAGTGGACAGCGGCTGGTACCGCTTCCGGCTGGTCAACGCCTCCAACGCGCGCATCTACGACCTGGTCCTGCTCGACGAGGACGACACCCCCGTGCCGGGGATCGTCCACCAGATCGGCAGCGACGGCGGGCTGCTGCCGCGCCCCGTACCGATCGACTTCGACGGCACGCTGCCCACGCTGACCGCGGCCCCGGCCGAGCGATTCGACCTGCTCGTCGACTTCCGCGCCTTCGCCGGACGTACGCTCCGGCTGGTCAACAAGGGCCCCAACCAGCCCGCGGGCACGCCCGACCCGGCGGGCGGCGTGCGCTATCCGGCGGTCATGGAGTTCCGGGTCCGGGAGGGCTGTGACACCGACACCTTCGAACTGCCCGAGGTGCTCTCCGGCTCCTTCCGCCGCTACTCGCACGACATCCCGCACGGCCACCGCCTGATCGTGCTCACCCCGCCCGGCACCAAGGGCTCCGGCGGGCACCCGGAGATCTGGGAGATGGCCGAGGTCGCGGACGCCGGCGGCATCCAGTTCCCCGCCGACGGGATCATCCAGGTCACCGGCGCCGACGGCACCACCAGGACCTACCGGCGCACCGCGCGGACGTTCAACGACGGTCTCGGCTTCACCATCGCAGAGGGCAGTCACGAACAGTGGAGCTTCCTCAACCTCGCGCCGATCCCGCACCCGATGCACATCCACCTGGCCGACTTCCAGGCGCTGGGCCGGGACCCGTACGTCGTGACGGGCTTCGACGCGACGGTGGGCGGCACCCGCACGCCGATCACCTACGACCCGTCCCGGACGATCCCGCTGGCGCCCAACGAACTGGGCTACAAGGACGTCTACCGGGTCCCGGGCAGCCAGATGCTGCGGATCATGGGGAAGTTCGACGGGGCGTACGGCCGCTTCATGTACCACTGCCACTTCCTGGAGCACGAGGACATGGGCATGATGCGGCCCTTCGTCGTCATGCCCCCGGAGGCCCTGAAGTTCGACCACGGCGGGGCCCACGGCGGCCACGGCGAGGGCCACACGGGCTGA
- a CDS encoding PDZ domain-containing protein encodes MEQTALRPKPMPGQETGGRKPGPARRPHAARRRGRRLTTLLSGLFVAAVLVLSGVGLGTVGATVIGMSRLAELQRQVGLHPGGPSASVHPSPSPSSATPTPAPSTAPAVATLGLEVVDAERSGALVVGVHVPGPGFTAGLVRGDVLLGFGRTRIDTADDLARAVADARSGREIVLTVRHRGGGYQQLTAVPGVVT; translated from the coding sequence ATGGAACAGACTGCGTTGCGCCCCAAGCCGATGCCCGGTCAGGAGACCGGTGGCAGGAAGCCCGGGCCCGCCCGGCGCCCGCACGCCGCGCGCCGGCGCGGCCGCCGGCTCACGACCCTGCTGTCCGGCCTGTTCGTCGCGGCCGTCCTGGTGCTGTCGGGGGTCGGCCTCGGGACGGTGGGCGCCACCGTGATCGGGATGAGCAGACTGGCCGAACTGCAACGGCAGGTCGGGTTGCACCCGGGCGGCCCGTCCGCCTCGGTGCACCCGAGCCCCTCCCCGTCGTCCGCGACACCGACGCCGGCCCCGTCGACCGCGCCCGCCGTCGCGACGCTCGGCCTGGAGGTCGTGGACGCCGAGAGGTCGGGCGCGCTGGTGGTGGGCGTCCACGTCCCGGGCCCGGGCTTCACGGCGGGGCTGGTCCGCGGTGACGTACTGCTCGGGTTCGGCCGCACCCGGATCGACACGGCCGACGACCTCGCGCGAGCCGTCGCCGACGCCCGCTCCGGCCGCGAGATCGTCCTGACGGTCCGCCACCGCGGCGGGGGCTACCAGCAGTTGACGGCCGTGCCGGGCGTGGTGACATGA
- a CDS encoding metallophosphoesterase, protein MLVLAHISDLHLDGTARATERAERVRDRLWGLPGRVDALLVTGDIADHGAEAEYEEAARLLGLHEADTPFPVLTCPGNHDSRGPYRKALLRQPAADGSVNSVRVFDGGAVLMCDSSIPGSDEGALDEETYDWIEATLDELDGRVPALLAFHHPPVALHHPLPDSYQLHGSGRLAALLERRPEIAGLITGHAHTPAATVFAGRPLVIGPGVTWTLRLPWEGEQVADREAPVGLAFHVLDDEARLTTHFRVVV, encoded by the coding sequence GTGCTCGTACTCGCACACATCAGCGATCTGCATCTCGACGGAACCGCTCGGGCGACGGAGCGCGCCGAGCGGGTGCGTGACCGGTTGTGGGGGTTGCCGGGGCGGGTGGACGCCCTGCTGGTGACCGGTGACATCGCGGACCACGGCGCCGAGGCGGAGTACGAGGAGGCCGCGCGGCTGCTGGGACTGCACGAGGCCGACACGCCGTTCCCGGTGCTCACCTGCCCGGGCAACCACGACAGCCGCGGCCCGTACCGCAAGGCCCTGCTGCGGCAGCCGGCGGCCGACGGGTCGGTGAACAGCGTGCGGGTCTTCGACGGCGGCGCGGTCCTGATGTGCGACTCCAGCATCCCGGGGAGCGACGAGGGGGCGCTGGACGAGGAGACGTACGACTGGATCGAGGCGACCCTCGACGAACTGGACGGGAGGGTTCCAGCACTGTTGGCCTTCCACCACCCGCCGGTGGCGCTGCACCACCCGCTGCCCGACTCCTACCAGCTGCACGGGTCCGGGCGGCTGGCCGCGCTGCTGGAGCGGCGGCCCGAGATCGCCGGGCTGATCACCGGCCATGCGCACACGCCCGCGGCGACCGTGTTCGCCGGGCGGCCGCTGGTGATCGGCCCCGGGGTGACCTGGACGCTGCGGCTGCCCTGGGAGGGCGAGCAGGTGGCGGACCGGGAGGCGCCGGTGGGGCTGGCGTTCCATGTCCTGGATGACGAGGCGCGGTTGACGACGCACTTCAGGGTGGTCGTGTGA
- a CDS encoding ABC transporter permease — translation MRAGQEWWLGLLGVLLAFGVCEAVSRAGLVRRSHLPPASEVVSRAVELAGDPVFLDGIGATLRAWALGLALACTVAVPLGLLLGSVPLVDAAARAIVELLRPLPSVALIPLVSLLLGSGTETEVALIAYASVWPVLFNTVYGLGETDPLTKDTLRAFGFGRLAVLLRAELPATAPFIAAGIRISAAVALILAVATEILSGFGEGLGIFIAQAGLATDGTRDVLAGVVWAGVLGLAINGALVWAERRLFPWTPEHRGTGGVGASGG, via the coding sequence GTGCGGGCCGGTCAGGAGTGGTGGCTCGGGCTGCTCGGGGTGCTGCTCGCCTTCGGCGTGTGCGAGGCGGTGAGCCGGGCGGGCCTGGTCCGTCGCAGTCACCTCCCGCCGGCCTCCGAAGTCGTCTCCCGCGCGGTGGAGTTGGCGGGTGACCCCGTCTTCCTCGACGGCATCGGGGCGACCCTGCGCGCCTGGGCGCTCGGACTCGCCCTCGCCTGCACCGTCGCCGTACCGCTCGGGCTGCTGCTGGGCAGTGTGCCGCTCGTCGACGCGGCCGCCCGGGCGATCGTCGAGCTGCTGCGGCCGCTGCCGTCCGTCGCGCTCATCCCGCTGGTGTCCCTGCTGCTGGGCTCCGGGACCGAGACCGAGGTCGCGCTGATCGCCTACGCCTCGGTGTGGCCGGTCCTCTTCAACACCGTCTACGGCCTGGGCGAGACCGATCCCCTCACCAAGGACACCCTGCGCGCCTTCGGCTTCGGCCGCCTCGCGGTCCTCCTGCGCGCCGAACTCCCCGCCACGGCCCCCTTCATCGCCGCCGGCATCCGCATCTCCGCCGCGGTCGCCCTCATCCTCGCCGTCGCCACGGAGATCCTCTCCGGCTTCGGCGAGGGCCTCGGCATCTTCATCGCCCAGGCCGGCCTGGCCACGGACGGCACGCGGGATGTCCTGGCGGGGGTGGTGTGGGCCGGTGTTCTGGGGCTGGCGATCAACGGAGCGCTGGTGTGGGCCGAACGACGACTGTTTCCGTGGACGCCGGAACACCGGGGGACGGGTGGGGTGGGGGCGAGCGGCGGATGA
- a CDS encoding ABC transporter ATP-binding protein, with product MLQLTAVSQHYGDHRVLHDITLTVPAGQLLCVVGPSGCGKSTLLRTIAGLLPAREGTVTIDGAPVTGVPDSLAVVFQDYGRSLFPWLTVRDNVALALRRRSLGRAERRAEADRILDRVGLSDAARRHPWQLSGGMQQRVAIARALVRRPTLLLMDEPFGSLDAQTREDLEDLLLEVHRTDGTTIVFVTHDIDESVYVGDRVVVLSPGPGSRIVLDLPVGLPGRRDQIATRGLPEFVALRAEVGRAVRGKGVQET from the coding sequence ATGCTCCAGCTCACCGCGGTCAGCCAGCACTACGGCGACCACCGGGTCCTGCACGACATCACCCTCACCGTCCCCGCAGGCCAACTCCTGTGCGTCGTCGGCCCGTCCGGCTGCGGCAAGTCCACCCTGCTGCGGACCATCGCCGGTCTGCTGCCCGCCCGCGAAGGCACCGTCACGATCGACGGCGCCCCCGTCACCGGCGTCCCCGACAGTCTCGCCGTCGTCTTCCAGGACTACGGCCGCTCCCTCTTCCCCTGGCTCACCGTCCGCGACAACGTCGCGCTGGCGCTGCGCCGCCGTAGCCTCGGCCGGGCCGAACGACGCGCCGAGGCCGACCGCATCCTCGACCGCGTCGGCCTCTCCGACGCCGCCCGCCGCCACCCCTGGCAGCTCTCCGGCGGCATGCAGCAACGCGTCGCCATCGCCCGCGCCCTCGTCCGCCGCCCCACCCTCCTGCTGATGGACGAACCCTTCGGCTCCCTCGACGCCCAGACCCGCGAGGACCTGGAGGACCTCCTCCTGGAGGTCCACCGCACCGACGGCACGACCATCGTGTTCGTCACCCACGACATCGACGAGAGCGTCTACGTCGGCGACCGCGTCGTCGTCCTGTCACCGGGCCCCGGTTCGCGGATCGTCCTGGACCTGCCGGTCGGGCTCCCCGGGCGGCGGGACCAGATCGCCACCCGGGGACTGCCGGAGTTCGTCGCCCTGCGCGCGGAGGTGGGGCGGGCGGTACGCGGCAAGGGAGTTCAGGAGACGTGA
- the cyc2 gene encoding germacradienol/geosmin synthase Cyc2, with protein sequence MTQQPFELPHFYMPYPARLNPHVDEARAHSTAWAREMGMLEGSGIWEQSDLDAHDYGLLCAYTHPDCDGPALSLITDWYVWVFFFDDHFLEIFKRTQDRAGGKAYLDRLPLFMPMDLSTPMPEPGNPVEAGLADLWTRTVPSMSADWRRRFAVATEHLLNESMWELSNINEGRIANPVEYIEMRRKVGGAPWSAGLVEYATAEVPAAVAGSRPLRVLMETFSDAVHLRNDLFSYQREVEDEGELSNGVLVLETFFGCTTQEAADTVNDVLTSRLHQFEHTALTEVPAVALEKGLSPGEVTAVAKYTQGLQDWQSGGHEWHMRSSRYMNARAETTSPWQNLTGPGTSAADVGALLAAAGAERLRAHTHVPFQKVGPSLLPDFYMPFQVEHSPHLPGARPRLTEWMHRMGMLQEGVWDEDRLAAADLPLCSAGIDPDASAEALDLSSHWLAWGTYGDDYYPLVYGGRRDLAAARLTTHRLSDCMPLDGEQTLVPVNGMERGLIDLWTRTTAGMTPDQRRTLKDAVNVMTESWVWELANQIHHRVPDPVDYLEMRRATFGSDLTMSMCRMGHGPAVPPEVYRSGPVRSLENAAVDYACLLNDVFSYQKEIEYEGEIHNSILVVQNFFGIDYPTALRVVHDLMTQRMQQFEHVAAHELPVVYDDFGLSEEAREVMRGYVTDLQHWMAGILHWHRTVDRYKATYLATRTHGFLPDRTPTLPMAG encoded by the coding sequence ATGACGCAGCAGCCCTTCGAACTCCCGCACTTCTACATGCCGTACCCCGCGCGGCTGAACCCGCACGTCGACGAGGCACGCGCCCACTCGACCGCGTGGGCGCGCGAGATGGGCATGCTGGAGGGATCCGGGATCTGGGAGCAGTCCGACCTCGACGCGCACGACTACGGACTGCTCTGCGCCTACACGCACCCCGACTGCGACGGCCCCGCCCTCTCGCTGATCACCGACTGGTACGTGTGGGTGTTCTTCTTCGACGACCACTTCCTGGAGATCTTCAAGCGCACCCAGGACCGCGCCGGCGGCAAGGCCTACCTCGACCGGCTGCCGCTGTTCATGCCGATGGACCTGTCGACCCCCATGCCGGAGCCCGGGAACCCGGTCGAGGCGGGCCTCGCCGATCTGTGGACGCGGACCGTGCCGTCGATGTCCGCCGACTGGCGCCGCCGCTTCGCCGTCGCCACCGAGCACCTGCTCAACGAGTCGATGTGGGAGCTCTCCAACATCAACGAGGGCCGGATCGCCAACCCCGTCGAGTACATCGAGATGCGCCGCAAGGTGGGAGGCGCCCCGTGGTCGGCGGGTCTCGTGGAGTACGCGACGGCCGAGGTGCCGGCCGCCGTCGCCGGTTCGCGGCCGCTGCGGGTCCTGATGGAGACCTTCTCCGACGCCGTCCACCTGCGCAACGACCTCTTCTCCTACCAGCGCGAGGTCGAGGACGAGGGCGAGCTCAGCAACGGCGTGCTGGTCCTGGAGACCTTCTTCGGCTGCACCACCCAGGAGGCCGCCGACACCGTCAACGACGTCCTCACCTCCCGTCTCCACCAGTTCGAGCACACCGCGCTCACCGAGGTGCCCGCCGTCGCCCTGGAGAAAGGTCTCTCACCGGGCGAGGTGACAGCGGTCGCCAAGTACACCCAGGGCCTCCAGGACTGGCAGTCCGGCGGCCACGAATGGCACATGCGCTCCAGCCGCTACATGAACGCCCGTGCCGAGACCACCTCCCCCTGGCAGAACCTGACCGGCCCCGGCACCTCGGCCGCCGACGTCGGCGCCCTGCTCGCCGCGGCCGGCGCGGAGCGGCTGCGCGCCCACACCCATGTGCCGTTCCAGAAGGTCGGGCCGTCCCTGCTGCCCGACTTCTACATGCCGTTCCAGGTCGAGCACAGCCCCCATCTGCCCGGCGCCCGCCCCCGCCTCACCGAGTGGATGCACCGCATGGGCATGCTCCAGGAGGGCGTCTGGGACGAGGACCGGCTCGCCGCGGCCGACCTCCCGTTGTGCTCCGCGGGCATCGACCCCGACGCGAGCGCCGAGGCCCTCGACCTCAGCTCGCACTGGCTGGCCTGGGGCACCTACGGCGACGACTACTACCCCCTCGTCTACGGCGGCCGCCGCGACCTCGCCGCCGCCCGCCTCACCACACACCGTCTGTCGGACTGCATGCCCCTCGACGGCGAACAGACCCTCGTGCCCGTCAACGGCATGGAACGCGGCCTGATCGACCTGTGGACCCGCACCACGGCCGGGATGACCCCGGACCAGCGGCGCACCCTCAAGGACGCCGTGAACGTGATGACCGAGAGCTGGGTGTGGGAACTGGCCAACCAGATCCACCACCGCGTGCCCGACCCCGTCGACTACCTGGAGATGCGGCGCGCCACCTTCGGCTCCGACCTCACGATGAGCATGTGCCGGATGGGCCACGGCCCCGCGGTCCCGCCCGAGGTCTACCGCAGCGGACCCGTGCGCTCCCTGGAGAACGCCGCCGTCGACTACGCGTGCCTGCTCAACGACGTCTTCTCCTACCAGAAGGAGATCGAGTACGAGGGCGAGATCCACAACTCGATCCTCGTCGTGCAGAACTTCTTCGGCATCGACTACCCGACCGCGCTGCGCGTCGTCCACGACCTGATGACCCAGCGCATGCAGCAGTTCGAGCACGTCGCCGCACACGAACTGCCCGTCGTTTACGACGACTTCGGGCTCTCGGAGGAGGCACGCGAGGTGATGCGCGGCTATGTGACCGACCTCCAGCACTGGATGGCGGGCATCCTGCACTGGCACCGCACGGTCGACCGCTACAAAGCCACCTACCTGGCCACCCGCACCCACGGCTTCCTCCCGGACAGGACCCCGACCCTGCCGATGGCGGGCTGA
- a CDS encoding ABC transporter permease yields MAAHPALLRRLVLLLAVAAWELAARAHGSVYFPPPDRIARHMHDLWFDGPARHLFLSSAAAADILPSLGRMAAGFALAALAGIALGVAVGRSRRAYALCNPVLQFARAVPPPALVPVFVVVFAFGTPMQIASITFSAVWPVLINTAAGVRNTDPLRLDVAAVLRLNPAERLWFLVLPSALPRIFAGLRLSLSLSLILMVFSELLPGTANGIGFTLTEAQTRSDLLTVWAALVLLGVLGHLLNTGLLAVEKRLLGRERPT; encoded by the coding sequence GTGGCCGCCCACCCCGCCCTCCTCCGCCGGCTCGTTCTCCTCCTCGCCGTCGCGGCCTGGGAGTTGGCCGCAAGGGCCCACGGCAGTGTCTACTTCCCGCCCCCCGACCGCATCGCCCGTCACATGCACGACCTGTGGTTCGACGGACCCGCCCGGCACCTCTTCCTCAGCTCGGCCGCCGCGGCCGACATCCTGCCCAGCCTCGGACGGATGGCCGCCGGGTTCGCACTGGCCGCCCTCGCCGGGATCGCGCTCGGCGTCGCGGTCGGCCGCTCACGGCGGGCCTACGCGCTGTGCAACCCCGTCCTCCAGTTCGCCCGCGCCGTCCCACCCCCCGCCCTGGTCCCCGTCTTCGTCGTGGTCTTCGCCTTCGGCACGCCGATGCAGATCGCCTCGATCACCTTCAGCGCCGTCTGGCCGGTACTGATCAACACCGCCGCCGGCGTACGCAACACCGACCCCCTGCGGCTCGACGTCGCCGCCGTCCTGCGCCTCAACCCCGCCGAACGCCTCTGGTTCCTCGTCCTGCCCTCCGCCCTGCCCCGCATCTTCGCCGGACTGCGCCTGAGCCTTTCGCTCTCCCTCATCCTCATGGTGTTCTCGGAACTCCTGCCGGGCACCGCGAACGGCATCGGCTTCACGCTCACCGAGGCCCAGACCCGTTCCGACCTGCTCACCGTGTGGGCGGCGCTGGTCCTGCTGGGCGTCCTCGGCCATCTGCTCAACACCGGCCTGCTGGCCGTCGAGAAACGGCTGCTCGGCAGGGAAAGGCCCACATGA